A region from the uncultured Macellibacteroides sp. genome encodes:
- a CDS encoding SusE domain-containing protein yields MKALLLKSTIFLSFLVAFVACTNDDTMEDLNVTSVKTLYSPDDNKSVKLESSPSANVLFEWEQAKAEDGGLVMYEVAFDVAGGDFSKPIYKLASDNNGTYNYATITHKTLNKIGALAGLNSSETGNIIWTVLSSKGVNEVKAEEVRTMTITRLAGFAEVPTDVFVTGEGSEGGADLSKAIKFKAVASGEFEIYTKLTAGKKYHFTNGTNASATTYYADGETLKENGESTVEKTGVYRINLDFTTGAVAYTEISKMELFFAPTNSYLFELPYVGQGVWKAESQPITFKQEGWGRDERYKFRMTVKEGTEFEWFGSTNGDNSRPNNSTAESFWFMVGVSSDQWNNCFKFAEEIDNSLSDVSVLFQADNNYTHVIKKVGNQ; encoded by the coding sequence ATGAAAGCTTTATTATTAAAATCGACTATATTTCTTTCTTTTCTTGTTGCATTTGTAGCATGTACTAACGATGATACGATGGAGGACCTTAATGTTACATCAGTAAAAACCCTTTACTCTCCGGACGATAACAAATCGGTAAAACTGGAAAGTTCTCCATCTGCTAATGTATTGTTCGAATGGGAACAAGCCAAAGCGGAAGACGGAGGGTTGGTTATGTACGAAGTTGCTTTCGATGTGGCTGGCGGAGATTTCTCAAAACCTATCTACAAATTAGCATCAGACAATAATGGAACATACAACTACGCAACCATTACCCATAAAACGTTGAATAAAATCGGTGCTTTGGCTGGATTGAATTCTTCTGAAACAGGCAACATTATATGGACTGTTTTATCATCAAAAGGTGTAAATGAAGTAAAAGCGGAAGAAGTTAGAACCATGACCATTACTCGTCTGGCTGGTTTTGCCGAAGTTCCAACCGATGTATTTGTAACTGGTGAAGGATCTGAAGGCGGAGCCGATCTTTCGAAGGCTATTAAGTTCAAAGCTGTTGCCAGCGGAGAATTTGAAATCTATACTAAGCTTACTGCAGGTAAGAAATATCACTTTACAAACGGAACAAACGCATCTGCTACAACATACTATGCCGATGGTGAGACATTGAAAGAAAACGGCGAAAGCACTGTTGAAAAAACAGGTGTTTACCGTATCAATCTTGACTTTACAACTGGAGCAGTTGCTTATACAGAAATCAGCAAGATGGAACTATTCTTTGCTCCAACCAATTCTTACTTGTTTGAACTGCCTTATGTTGGACAGGGAGTATGGAAAGCAGAAAGTCAGCCTATTACGTTCAAACAAGAAGGTTGGGGACGCGACGAACGTTATAAATTCCGTATGACAGTAAAAGAAGGTACCGAATTCGAATGGTTTGGAAGTACCAACGGCGACAATTCACGTCCTAATAATTCTACAGCCGAATCATTCTGGTTTATGGTTGGAGTGTCTAGCGACCAGTGGAATAACTGCTTTAAGTTTGCGGAAGAAATTGATAACAGCCTTAGCGATGTTAGCGTACTATTTCAGGCAGACAATAACTATACACATGTCATTAAAAAAGTGGGTAACCAATAA
- a CDS encoding glycoside hydrolase family 76 protein: MADSLLTNVLSLYHVEKYDLLSETYPINPETQVTYLAEGSEQKKGQEVSFLWPYSGMLSGCVSLYKTTGDAKYRDILEKQILPGLELYWDNIREPFCYQSYPMFNGKSDRFYDDNDWLAIDFCDYYALTKEPKYLEKAEALHAYIYSGWSEELGGGIFWCEQQRVSKNTCSNAPATVLCMKLYELTKKPEYLEWAKKTYAWTKENLCDTTDYVYWDNIALNGKIATQKYTYNSGQMIQAGVLLYKETGDESYLTDAQRTAKGSFDHFTSMRNLPNGKAIRFYTSSPWFNVIMFRGLKALYEVDGNALYVNTMADNARYAWKNTRDENGLLGDDWSGLKNKKHKWLLDNACMLELFSEMSGLPKTN, encoded by the coding sequence ATGGCAGATTCTTTGCTTACCAATGTTCTTTCACTTTACCATGTAGAAAAGTATGATCTTTTATCTGAAACTTATCCCATTAATCCCGAAACACAGGTAACTTATCTGGCAGAAGGAAGCGAGCAGAAAAAAGGACAGGAAGTTTCTTTTCTTTGGCCTTACTCTGGAATGCTTTCAGGATGTGTGTCTTTATATAAAACAACAGGTGATGCAAAGTACAGGGATATTCTTGAAAAACAGATTCTACCGGGTCTCGAACTTTACTGGGATAATATCCGTGAACCATTTTGTTATCAATCTTATCCTATGTTTAACGGAAAAAGCGATCGTTTCTACGACGACAACGACTGGCTTGCCATTGATTTCTGCGATTACTACGCACTTACTAAAGAACCCAAATACCTTGAAAAAGCGGAAGCATTGCATGCATATATCTACAGCGGTTGGTCCGAAGAACTGGGTGGTGGAATATTTTGGTGCGAACAACAGCGCGTTTCTAAAAACACCTGTTCCAACGCTCCGGCTACTGTTCTGTGTATGAAGTTGTACGAACTTACTAAAAAACCTGAATATCTTGAATGGGCAAAAAAAACATACGCATGGACGAAAGAAAATCTTTGTGATACGACTGACTATGTTTACTGGGATAATATTGCGTTAAATGGAAAAATTGCCACGCAAAAATATACATACAACAGCGGACAAATGATTCAGGCAGGAGTTCTCCTTTATAAAGAAACCGGCGACGAGTCGTATCTAACTGATGCACAACGTACCGCTAAAGGGTCTTTCGATCATTTCACTTCCATGCGAAATCTACCAAATGGGAAAGCTATCCGTTTTTACACAAGTTCTCCCTGGTTCAACGTGATTATGTTCCGCGGACTTAAGGCCTTGTATGAAGTGGACGGAAATGCACTCTATGTAAATACAATGGCTGACAATGCTCGCTATGCATGGAAAAATACACGCGACGAAAACGGACTGCTTGGCGACGACTGGTCGGGATTAAAGAACAAAAAGCACAAGTGGCTGTTGGATAATGCTTGCATGTTAGAACTCTTCTCAGAAATGAGCGGACTTCCTAAAACAAATTAG
- a CDS encoding glycoside hydrolase family 76 protein, translating to MKNILLFSFSILLLSSCGKINDEPIDTPEESPVNWTAAADSSSQSLANGFWNSGSSYFNYSNSGNTDFHYWPQAHGLDVLVDAYDRTGNSLYKNEMNQWFIGVKIKNGNTFYNNFYDDMEWNALAMLRAYNSTKDDKFKTATLDVWANIQTGWNSTMDGGIAWKKDQLYYKNTPANAPACILAARLYKQFNGTSDLEWAKKIYSWMKDHLYEAGTGFVYDGINRENAGAKDNWKFTYNQGTFIGAALELYNITGEKVYLNDAIKAADYALNNNVNSNDRILQSEGTGDGGLFKGIFVRYFTQLILCPELEAGTRTRYVRFMEHNATTLWNEGTYKQSVLFGSYWKTKPSAETGLTEQLSGCMLMEAMALLKEKSVIE from the coding sequence ATGAAAAACATACTCCTCTTTTCTTTTTCAATTCTACTCCTCTCCTCTTGCGGAAAAATAAATGACGAACCTATCGATACCCCCGAAGAATCTCCGGTTAATTGGACAGCAGCAGCAGATAGCAGCAGCCAATCTCTGGCTAACGGGTTTTGGAATTCGGGAAGTTCTTACTTTAATTACAGCAACAGCGGCAATACGGATTTTCACTACTGGCCTCAGGCACACGGACTCGACGTGCTGGTAGATGCCTACGACCGTACCGGCAATTCATTGTATAAAAATGAAATGAACCAATGGTTTATTGGGGTAAAAATAAAGAACGGTAATACCTTTTACAATAACTTTTATGATGATATGGAGTGGAACGCCCTTGCCATGCTTCGGGCTTATAACTCAACAAAAGATGATAAGTTTAAAACTGCCACACTTGATGTATGGGCAAATATTCAAACCGGATGGAATTCTACCATGGACGGAGGAATAGCATGGAAAAAAGATCAGCTATACTATAAAAACACTCCGGCTAACGCTCCTGCATGTATTCTGGCAGCCCGGCTTTACAAACAATTCAACGGGACAAGCGATCTGGAATGGGCTAAAAAAATATATTCATGGATGAAAGATCATCTCTACGAAGCCGGTACCGGCTTTGTATATGATGGTATCAATCGTGAAAACGCCGGAGCAAAAGACAACTGGAAATTTACCTATAATCAGGGAACATTTATTGGCGCTGCGTTGGAACTTTACAACATTACCGGCGAAAAGGTATACCTGAACGATGCGATTAAAGCAGCCGATTACGCATTAAACAATAATGTAAACAGCAACGACCGTATCCTTCAAAGCGAAGGCACCGGCGATGGTGGATTATTCAAAGGTATATTTGTCCGCTACTTCACTCAGTTAATTCTTTGTCCTGAACTTGAAGCTGGTACTCGTACACGCTATGTAAGGTTTATGGAACATAATGCAACCACCCTTTGGAACGAAGGAACCTATAAACAGTCCGTATTGTTTGGATCATACTGGAAAACCAAACCTTCTGCTGAAACCGGATTAACCGAACAACTCAGCGGTTGCATGCTCATGGAAGCAATGGCTTTGTTGAAGGAGAAGTCTGTAATTGAATAA
- a CDS encoding RagB/SusD family nutrient uptake outer membrane protein: MKLNFLKYSAVAVVFLASLSGCQDLDLAPTDKFTEANYWTSAEKASMVLNTAYGQLTSSGRYFSNESLSDNMYEGRGNSSEKMISSGQADASNSRFSEEWKNSYAGIKTCNVFLENVDKVPNMNETLRTRMKAEARFIRAWLYLQLTTWYGDVPLFEKDITLEESKSISRTPKAAILTFIYNELDEVEAVLPTNTEYTEADRGRITKGAAIALKARAYLYQNDWANVVAACEKLIGNTSNGTYALFSSYEGIFKPENEYNSEVILDYQYVPSVRVWEEMYDLAPLSVGARINSKAPTQELVDDYIMMNGKAIKEANSGYDESNPYKNRDPRFAATIVYHGAKWVRPDGTIQTIYIKPGSTPSDNTYSNVDEYIGAGSNSTSTGYYLRKNYDPTSEIGMKSGLNLILIRYADVLLMYAEAMNELGKMDEAVWNKTIRSLRERAGFTDAPSLIYPTEGNMQTIIRRERRVELAMEGLRIFDIRRWKTAENVLNGYPHGAQFGEASIDNGYIRLEKRTFNPERDYLWAVPLSQKDLNPNLGQNPGY; the protein is encoded by the coding sequence ATGAAACTGAATTTCTTAAAATATAGCGCAGTCGCAGTCGTTTTCCTTGCTTCTTTATCAGGATGCCAGGATTTGGATCTGGCCCCGACTGATAAATTTACTGAAGCTAATTACTGGACATCTGCCGAAAAAGCATCTATGGTGCTTAATACAGCCTATGGTCAGTTAACAAGCAGCGGACGTTATTTCAGTAACGAATCCTTGTCGGACAACATGTACGAGGGACGTGGTAACAGCAGCGAAAAGATGATCTCTTCCGGACAAGCTGATGCTTCAAACTCACGTTTTTCTGAAGAATGGAAAAACTCTTACGCAGGTATTAAAACCTGTAACGTATTCCTTGAGAATGTAGATAAAGTACCGAACATGAACGAAACGCTTCGTACCCGGATGAAGGCTGAAGCCCGTTTTATCCGTGCGTGGCTTTATTTACAGTTAACAACCTGGTATGGCGATGTTCCTCTTTTTGAAAAGGACATCACTCTTGAGGAGTCCAAAAGCATTAGTCGTACTCCAAAAGCAGCTATTCTGACGTTTATTTACAATGAACTTGATGAGGTTGAAGCGGTGCTTCCTACCAATACAGAATATACAGAAGCAGATCGCGGTCGTATCACAAAAGGAGCAGCCATTGCTTTAAAAGCAAGAGCTTACCTATACCAAAACGATTGGGCGAACGTTGTTGCTGCCTGCGAAAAATTAATCGGCAATACCTCCAATGGAACCTACGCATTGTTTTCTTCTTACGAAGGTATTTTTAAACCAGAGAACGAGTACAACAGTGAAGTAATTCTGGATTATCAGTATGTGCCTTCGGTTCGCGTATGGGAAGAAATGTATGATCTGGCACCTCTTTCAGTTGGTGCTCGTATTAATTCTAAGGCTCCAACACAAGAATTGGTTGATGATTATATCATGATGAATGGAAAAGCGATCAAAGAAGCAAACTCTGGTTACGACGAAAGTAATCCTTACAAGAACCGCGATCCTCGTTTTGCCGCAACTATTGTGTATCACGGTGCCAAATGGGTTAGACCGGATGGAACCATTCAGACTATCTACATCAAACCGGGATCAACACCAAGTGATAATACCTATAGTAATGTAGACGAATACATTGGTGCAGGATCAAATTCAACTTCAACGGGATATTATCTTCGCAAGAATTACGACCCGACATCCGAAATCGGCATGAAATCAGGATTAAACCTTATTCTTATCCGTTACGCCGATGTACTGCTGATGTATGCAGAAGCGATGAACGAGTTAGGTAAGATGGATGAAGCTGTATGGAACAAAACCATTCGTTCGTTGCGCGAACGTGCCGGATTTACGGATGCTCCTTCGCTCATCTATCCCACAGAAGGCAACATGCAAACCATTATCCGCCGCGAACGTCGTGTGGAACTTGCTATGGAAGGGTTGCGTATTTTTGATATCCGCCGTTGGAAAACAGCAGAAAATGTTCTTAATGGCTATCCTCATGGAGCTCAGTTTGGAGAAGCAAGTATAGATAACGGGTATATTCGTTTAGAAAAACGCACATTTAATCCGGAACGCGATTATTTGTGGGCAGTACCTTTATCACAGAAAGACTTAAATCCGAATCTTGGACAGAATCCGGGATATTAA